The DNA segment GTTGTTTTCGACGGCTGCTCATATCCGATCGGTTTCTCTGGCGGGACTGTTCCGCGGTGGCGAACCGTCGCGATCCGGTGCTTTGCCCGGGATTTCAGGGAGGCGTGACGACGGATCGCAGCCGGTCGGTGGGCGTGGGCCCAACCCGGGCCCAACCGGCGAGCCTCGATCCTGGGAAGCTCGCGTCGGCCGACGCGTCGCCTCGGGCCGTCGTGGTTGCCTCGCTCGCCGGCACCCTGAACCGCGCCATCGCCCTTGGGGATGAGGAGGCGGCGCGGATCGTTCACGAGACGATCGGTCGGCTGCTCGGCCTGGTGCCAGCGCCGGAGGGGAAAGAAAGGTCGCGCCGACCGTAGCAAGCCGCATTGACGAGGCGCCCGGATAGGACGACAGCGAAGACCCGATCATTCTGGCCATGTCGACCTGCGCTGCGCGGTGCACTACCGATGACAGCCTCTCGCGCATCCTGATCACCTTTCTCGAGGGATGCGGACCGGCTGGGGCCCTGCTCACCGGCTGATCGGAAGGCGCGCGATGGCGCCGCGCCCGTGAGCGCGCCCCATCTCAGGAGCGCGCCGCACGGGCGCAGCAGAGCTCGGCGCGAAGAGCGCCCGCCGGGCATCGCTTGTTGCCGCACGCTCTGCGCGGGACCGCTGCCGCTCGGCGCGGTCGCGCTCTTGTTCACGACGATCCTGTCGAGGCGGAACCCATCCTCGCGGCCCTAGACATTCACGGTGTGGATGCCGGTGCTGGCGACGTTGATGGTTTGGCTCTGCCAGGTCAGCGTTCCGGTCTCGTCCGGCGAGTCGTTGGTGCCGATGACGGTATCGTCGACGCCCGCCGAGGCCGAGTTATCGTTGCCGTTGATGCCCGTGCCTCGGATCCAGATGTAGAAGGTCCCGGTCGAGGTGAAGTTGGGGCTAGGCATCATAGGAACGTGGCGTCCGCAAGGTCGATCCTGCTGGTTCCCGCACCTGCCGATCGTGGCCGCGCAACCGGACAGGTCGGAGAAGCTCCGCCGTCGCCTGGCGAGCGTGGCACCGTGCTCGCGCGCCTTCAGGTGCTTCGCCCCGCTGCGCGGGCGCCTGCGGCGGACTGGATCCGCGCTGCGCGCGGTGCCTGCACGGCAGCGGAAGCGGGGGAGGACCACAATGCTCTTGCGCAGGTCGGTAGGCTCGGCCGCGACGTAGACGCGCACCGACGGCGGCAGCGTCAGCACGGCGACTCCTCGGCCGCCAGCGCCAGCACCCGCTCGAGCGTGGCCGGGTCGAAGCCCGGCCGAACGCGAACCACCCGCCCGTTGGGCAGCGCGATCTCGATCGGCTCGGCCGCGACCGGCGATGCGTCGATCACTACGTGCACCGGCAGGAACCGCGGCGGCTCGGTCGACGACGACGGCGAGGGCTGCGAGCGCCCGTCAGCCCGCAGCTTCCAGCGCCACCAATAGAGCTGCTTGGGCTTGTACCCCTCGCGGCGCGCGAACTTCTCGGCACTCAGCCCGCTCCGCTCCCATCGCCCCACCCGCTCGGCCCACTCCACTCTCGTCGCCATCGCTTCCTCCTTCGTCGCGATGGGAACAGGTAACCGGCGGCGCGCGGACGGTCACGATGCCCTTGGCTGGGCGGTTACAGCGGAAAGACCGTCGGCGAGCCGCTGCGCGAGCTCGGGAGCTTCGCAAGAAACGACACTATTGTCGATCGCATCGAACGCGACGCCGTGCTGCATACCACCGAGCACACGCGCGACCAGTACTCTTGCAGACCCGTGACATTCACACTACCGCTTCGCGCGATTCCAGAACCTCGCGCTCGTCTACTCAAGATTTCTCTTTGCAAAAACAATTGCAAAAATTGAGCAGTTCACGCGACAGGGTTCGCTTCGAGACTCCAGGGAACGTCAACCTTCGGGAGTCTTGCCGGCTGCGTCGGAAAACCTCCCTAAATCGTGCGTGGCGCATCTGCAGGCGCACCTGCGCCCTGGTGGACGAAGAGCCACCGCTTTACATAGTACTTCGCGCACCACGACCGATCGCACACAGCACTGAGTAGAGATCACAGGGGAGGGCTCGCAATGGCACGCAACAAGACCTTGTTTATCTACAACACCTCGAAGCAGAAAGAACAGGAATGGTCGATTTACTCGGAAAACGTCATCAACAAGAGTGTCACAGTTGGCTCGACACGCAAGAGCTATACCATTTCTCTAAGCGGAGACGCGACCATCCAATTTGGCGTCAATGACACAGTTTACCTCAGAGCAGAATACAATTACTCAACAGACTCCTGGAAATCGCACACCGATACACCAAAAGAAATCAATTTCACAGTCTCGGGCAGCGCCGTGACCGTCAGCTCTTCCTACGATCCAGAATTGCCAGCATGCTGATCCTCTGCTCGGGTAGGATTTCGGCATTCATCCTGGCGCAACCTGTTCCCATTGCAGTTCAGTCAGGGCGTCCCCGGCGGCTGCAGGAGCGATTCGCCGCTCACCTTGCTGCCGAACCAGACCGTCGTATAGCGGCCGGGTAGCCCCGGGTCGTCGCCTTCCCGGGGCCCCCACGGATCCGGACGTGCAGATTTCCCGCATCCGGCTCTTCGAAACACGGCTTCGCTACACGATTCGGACGGCGGTCGGCTTCAGAAGCGGGTAGCGCTTCAGGAGCCGATTCATTGCCGCCCAGGAGAGACCACGCTGGGAGCGGCGATGCAGCCACCGCCACCACACCCGCGTGGCCCAATGCAGAAGAGTCCAGAGCCTCGCCC comes from the Sorangium aterium genome and includes:
- the tnpA gene encoding IS66 family insertion sequence element accessory protein TnpA, producing the protein MATRVEWAERVGRWERSGLSAEKFARREGYKPKQLYWWRWKLRADGRSQPSPSSSTEPPRFLPVHVVIDASPVAAEPIEIALPNGRVVRVRPGFDPATLERVLALAAEESPC